From Bradyrhizobium erythrophlei:
GGCGAGGCGATGCCGGCGAGCAGGACCGCGAGGATGCCGGTGAGGAATATTCCGTCGAAGGTCCCGGCGCCGCCGATCGAGGCCACCGGCGCGCCGAGTCCGTTGATCTTGTCGAGATTGAGCAGATCGGCGCCGATCAGCGTCCCCATCGAGCCGCCGATATAGGCCAGCGGCGCGGCGTATTCGCGGGACAGGATGAAGGCAAGGATAGCCGTGACCACGACCGGCGCAAACACCGGCACGGCGATGCCGATGCCATGCACCGGCGTCGCCATCATGTGGATGATAAAGGCGATCACGGCGACCGCGATCGCCGCCTTGAGCCAGAGTTGATATCGAATCACCAGATAGGTCGACATCAGGGTCGGGATCACCGCGCCGCCGACATTGACGGCCACCACCGTCCCGGGCGACGAAACGA
This genomic window contains:
- a CDS encoding DUF1614 domain-containing protein; this translates as MHYLPLTPGLFSVLVFLFVGLVILIQLRILRYAYMRLGVSPGTALLLLFGSLIGSYFNLPVAVLPGQAVQSGQIVDFFGMQYVVPYVVSSPGTVVAVNVGGAVIPTLMSTYLVIRYQLWLKAAIAVAVIAFIIHMMATPVHGIGIAVPVFAPVVVTAILAFILSREYAAPLAYIGGSMGTLIGADLLNLDKINGLGAPVASIGGAGTFDGIFLTGILAVLLAGIASPSRPRPAW